From the Nitrobacter hamburgensis X14 genome, one window contains:
- a CDS encoding SCO family protein has protein sequence MMTRGFLPLLAIVAATGIAALAWETDGFRVVTSAGARQLSIERTPLLLPDVRLVDQDGHAFALSSYKGRPVLVDFIYTRCPTLCGVLGDDFHGVLQLMRRAGAGAPLDLLSISFDPQNDDREALQLYGDRYGAKAPRWRIAAPADERGLAALKQSFGVVVIPDGMGGFIHNSAVYLVDARGRLVRILDPDSPPQLLADALRESLP, from the coding sequence ATGATGACTCGCGGCTTTCTCCCTCTGCTTGCGATCGTCGCTGCGACAGGAATCGCGGCGCTCGCTTGGGAGACCGATGGATTTCGCGTCGTCACCAGCGCCGGCGCGCGGCAATTGTCCATTGAACGCACGCCGCTTCTCCTCCCGGATGTGCGACTGGTCGATCAGGACGGTCATGCCTTCGCGTTGAGTTCGTACAAGGGCAGGCCCGTCCTGGTCGACTTCATTTACACCCGCTGCCCGACGCTGTGCGGCGTGCTCGGCGATGACTTTCATGGCGTGCTGCAACTTATGCGCCGCGCGGGAGCCGGCGCGCCGCTCGACTTGCTCAGCATCAGCTTCGATCCGCAAAACGACGATCGGGAGGCGTTGCAGCTTTACGGCGACCGCTATGGCGCGAAGGCGCCGCGCTGGCGGATCGCCGCGCCCGCCGACGAGCGCGGCCTTGCCGCGTTGAAGCAAAGCTTCGGCGTCGTTGTTATCCCCGACGGCATGGGCGGCTTCATTCATAACAGCGCCGTCTATCTCGTCGACGCACGAGGGCGCCTGGTCCGCATCCTCGATCCCGATTCGCCTCCACAGCTCCTCGCTGACGCGCTGCGCGAGTCATTGCCATGA
- a CDS encoding di-heme-cytochrome C peroxidase, whose product MRPLILVFVLLNFSFVTSSLADESGPVFVDQGSAWDASSRTDFYTRDQGSRLIPFAWLKALKQADGAPFLSDSLARYGYLPGPEDSIGLPVGFHATGPTGAKVVGMTCSACHTRQIKVGERQYRIDGGPALVDFQAFLGDLDKAMARATSDDAAFQTFAASVLQTAKPDSDKVAALRSDVDAWYVRYHTIVDRSLPNPGWGLGRLDAVGMIFNRVTGLGIGPEPSFLIPENIHRADAPVRYPFLWNAPKQDKTQWPGFADNGSDILGLARNVGEVMGVFGDYQPTRKGLIIDFLNNNSANFDGLQKLEDLAKKIGPPKWPWSVDIALAAKGKAIFERSTADGGCQECHGEKAGKVRFPFQQTWATPIQNVGTDTREYDILGWTAKSGVLKGAYIPFATKPLKETDLAFNILSTSVIGTIGEHVVSFATSSSHRTFGKAIEPGAAPSASESVDATRLPSVLQDLPGAFRFPDAAATLETRHRLNMEAESPTPPKGAYESRVLQGIWAAAPYLHNGSVASLAELLKPASQRQQRFAIGPDYDTNNIGIASNQAQTGNVRETTGCDDLNSGNSRCGHEFGTSLPDTDKKALLEYLKTL is encoded by the coding sequence ATGCGACCCCTTATTCTGGTCTTCGTCCTCCTGAATTTTTCCTTTGTCACATCATCTTTGGCGGATGAGTCTGGTCCGGTCTTCGTTGACCAGGGCTCAGCCTGGGATGCGTCCAGCCGCACCGATTTCTACACACGCGATCAAGGCTCGCGCCTCATCCCTTTTGCGTGGCTCAAAGCGTTAAAGCAAGCTGATGGCGCTCCCTTTCTCTCCGATAGTTTGGCGAGATACGGATATTTGCCCGGCCCTGAAGATTCGATCGGGCTTCCGGTGGGATTTCACGCAACTGGCCCGACCGGCGCGAAGGTCGTTGGAATGACGTGCTCCGCCTGTCACACCCGTCAGATCAAGGTCGGAGAACGGCAGTATCGTATAGATGGGGGACCGGCACTCGTCGATTTCCAGGCGTTTCTGGGTGACCTCGATAAGGCGATGGCGCGCGCAACGTCCGACGATGCCGCGTTCCAGACATTTGCTGCTTCCGTCCTCCAGACGGCCAAGCCTGACAGCGATAAAGTCGCCGCGCTACGGAGCGACGTTGACGCATGGTACGTTCGCTATCACACCATTGTCGATCGATCGCTTCCCAATCCCGGATGGGGACTGGGCCGCCTCGATGCAGTTGGCATGATCTTCAATCGCGTGACCGGGTTGGGTATCGGTCCAGAGCCGTCGTTTCTGATTCCGGAGAACATTCACAGAGCCGATGCACCGGTACGTTATCCTTTTCTCTGGAATGCGCCCAAACAGGACAAGACACAGTGGCCAGGCTTCGCGGACAACGGGAGTGATATCCTCGGGCTGGCCCGGAATGTCGGCGAAGTGATGGGCGTGTTCGGTGACTATCAGCCCACGCGCAAGGGTCTGATTATCGACTTCTTGAACAATAACTCAGCGAATTTCGACGGGCTGCAAAAGCTCGAGGATCTTGCGAAGAAGATTGGACCGCCGAAATGGCCATGGTCCGTCGATATCGCATTGGCGGCCAAGGGCAAGGCGATCTTTGAACGATCGACCGCTGACGGCGGGTGCCAAGAATGCCACGGTGAGAAAGCCGGCAAGGTGCGTTTTCCATTTCAGCAGACCTGGGCGACGCCAATTCAAAATGTCGGGACGGACACACGTGAATACGATATCCTGGGATGGACGGCCAAATCAGGAGTCCTGAAAGGTGCTTACATTCCGTTCGCGACGAAGCCTTTGAAGGAAACAGACCTCGCGTTCAATATCTTATCGACCTCGGTGATAGGTACGATCGGAGAGCATGTCGTGAGCTTCGCGACCAGCTCGTCACACCGGACGTTTGGCAAAGCCATCGAACCCGGTGCTGCGCCGAGTGCATCAGAGTCCGTAGACGCCACTCGACTCCCATCCGTTTTGCAGGACTTGCCGGGCGCATTCAGGTTTCCTGACGCCGCTGCAACTCTCGAAACCCGGCATCGACTTAACATGGAAGCTGAAAGCCCGACGCCTCCGAAGGGCGCCTATGAATCGCGGGTCCTTCAGGGCATTTGGGCGGCCGCGCCGTACCTGCACAATGGTTCGGTCGCAAGTCTTGCCGAATTGCTTAAGCCCGCAAGCCAGCGACAGCAGCGGTTCGCGATCGGTCCCGACTATGACACAAATAATATCGGTATTGCTTCAAATCAGGCCCAGACCGGCAATGTTCGCGAGACGACCGGTTGTGACGATCTGAACTCTGGTAATAGTCGCTGCGGCCACGAATTTGGGACGAGTCTACCGGATACTGACAAGAAAGCTCTTCTCGAATATCTGAAAACGCTTTGA
- a CDS encoding cbb3-type cytochrome c oxidase subunit I, which translates to MTVQAVQSRSGMSARAAVLAYIVVSGLVLLLMMLLGLTMRLAQAQWISIQPDFFYVIMTMHGAGMVGIAGLSGAAVMWYFVRRHVPVSTAVFVANLVFFLIGAVLILGSGFIGGFAAAWTFLFPLPAHSGELWSVNAAASYMVGLLFIGVGFLLLHLDIARGILSVYGGLGAALGVKQVLGLAPEDEGPPAAVTASTMVLIVNILGILLGAAVLVVSLVNLYVPSFTFNALAAKNMIFFFGHVFINATIYMAVIAVYEILPVFTHRKWKTNRAFYLAWVLSTMMVLAVYPHHLLMDFAMPTWVLIASQIISWLSGLPVLLVTAFGALTNVYRSGIKWTVPAGLVFVGVAGWAIGVIPAIADGTIEVNSFMHNTQWVPGHFHTYLLLGMVAMFFGFMTYLVPRTTGALLPFGFWLYLVGGSVFVLSFLAAGSVSVPRRYAVHLPEWLPYDRVASIGGTLAVLGALILVLNFVIGLPSAMREEAEA; encoded by the coding sequence ATGACCGTCCAAGCCGTGCAAAGCCGGAGCGGGATGAGCGCGCGCGCCGCTGTTCTCGCCTACATAGTCGTGTCTGGACTTGTTCTGTTGCTGATGATGCTGCTCGGACTGACGATGCGCCTGGCGCAGGCGCAATGGATCAGTATCCAGCCTGATTTCTTCTACGTCATCATGACGATGCATGGCGCCGGCATGGTCGGTATCGCCGGTTTGAGCGGTGCTGCGGTGATGTGGTATTTTGTGCGTCGCCATGTGCCGGTGTCGACGGCGGTGTTCGTCGCCAATCTGGTGTTCTTCCTGATCGGCGCCGTGCTCATTCTCGGTTCCGGGTTCATCGGCGGATTCGCCGCCGCCTGGACCTTCCTGTTCCCACTGCCCGCACATTCCGGCGAGCTTTGGTCGGTCAATGCAGCAGCTTCCTACATGGTGGGCTTGCTGTTCATCGGCGTCGGCTTTCTGCTGCTGCATCTCGACATCGCCCGCGGCATTCTTTCCGTCTATGGCGGGCTGGGCGCGGCGCTCGGTGTCAAGCAAGTCTTAGGTCTGGCGCCGGAAGATGAAGGGCCACCGGCTGCCGTTACCGCATCGACGATGGTGCTGATCGTCAACATCCTCGGCATCCTGCTCGGCGCCGCAGTGCTCGTTGTCTCGCTTGTCAATTTGTACGTGCCAAGCTTCACCTTCAACGCGTTGGCGGCGAAGAATATGATTTTTTTCTTCGGGCACGTCTTTATCAACGCCACGATCTACATGGCGGTGATCGCGGTCTACGAGATCTTGCCTGTCTTTACCCATCGCAAGTGGAAGACGAACCGTGCATTCTATTTGGCTTGGGTGCTCTCGACGATGATGGTGTTGGCCGTCTACCCGCATCATTTGCTGATGGACTTTGCCATGCCGACCTGGGTGCTGATCGCCAGCCAGATCATCTCCTGGCTGAGCGGCCTGCCGGTGCTGCTGGTGACTGCCTTCGGCGCGCTCACCAATGTCTATCGTTCCGGGATCAAGTGGACCGTACCGGCGGGCCTTGTCTTCGTCGGAGTGGCCGGCTGGGCGATCGGCGTCATCCCGGCGATCGCCGATGGAACCATCGAGGTGAACAGCTTCATGCACAACACGCAATGGGTACCCGGCCACTTCCATACCTATTTGCTGCTTGGCATGGTGGCGATGTTCTTCGGCTTCATGACCTACCTTGTCCCAAGGACGACGGGTGCCTTGCTGCCATTCGGCTTCTGGCTCTACCTCGTCGGCGGCTCGGTATTCGTGCTTTCCTTCCTCGCCGCCGGAAGCGTCAGCGTACCGCGCCGCTATGCGGTGCATCTGCCGGAGTGGTTGCCTTATGACCGGGTGGCCTCGATCGGCGGGACGCTGGCGGTGCTGGGGGCATTGATCCTGGTGCTGAATTTCGTCATCGGTTTGCCATCGGCAATGCGCGAGGAAGCCGAAGCATGA
- a CDS encoding cytochrome c oxidase subunit II, protein MIQEVVWGVSIVLMGTLAAVFVWVAIGANATLAEADYGPVIASAYRLRIWLFGLAIIVLVGANYETLGKLPYVSSMSASSSAKAVQPVEAVAEQWSWSIKPDAFRVGETAEFHVASKDVNHGFALYDPDMRIVAQTQAMPGYVNVLRYTFNEPGVYRVLCLEYCGVAHHEMTAEIKVSEH, encoded by the coding sequence ATGATTCAGGAAGTCGTCTGGGGCGTCTCGATCGTGCTGATGGGGACGCTCGCCGCTGTATTCGTTTGGGTGGCGATAGGCGCAAATGCTACGCTCGCCGAAGCTGATTACGGGCCTGTCATCGCGTCCGCATATCGACTGCGCATCTGGCTGTTCGGCCTCGCCATTATCGTTCTGGTCGGGGCCAATTATGAGACCCTTGGCAAACTTCCCTACGTGTCGAGTATGTCTGCATCATCGTCTGCCAAAGCGGTGCAGCCCGTCGAGGCCGTCGCCGAGCAGTGGTCGTGGAGTATCAAACCAGACGCGTTTCGGGTCGGAGAGACGGCGGAATTTCACGTCGCCAGCAAGGACGTGAACCACGGCTTTGCGCTCTACGATCCAGACATGCGCATCGTTGCTCAAACCCAGGCGATGCCCGGATACGTCAACGTGCTGCGCTACACCTTCAATGAACCTGGTGTTTATCGGGTGTTGTGCCTCGAATATTGCGGCGTGGCGCATCACGAGATGACGGCGGAAATCAAAGTCTCCGAGCATTAA
- a CDS encoding Spy/CpxP family protein refolding chaperone, which yields MKKAILAGVAAFAIAGSTAVYAHQHRSWSHDHVQLSPQDRTALADARIAAVHAGLTLKPEQEKLWPPVEKAIRDFAKLRIDRANAKKESKNEAKKGDAQKKQEPVDQVARLRSRADRMAETAAALKTIADAADPLYKTLDDGQKRRLMVLTRMAHGFGGMGWHHHRFDRGGDRFGHNDHDRGGSGGGHDEQKPGQL from the coding sequence ATGAAGAAGGCCATTCTCGCCGGTGTCGCAGCGTTCGCCATCGCAGGTTCGACCGCAGTATATGCGCACCAGCATCGCTCCTGGTCCCATGATCACGTGCAGCTCAGTCCGCAGGACAGGACGGCTCTCGCCGATGCGCGGATCGCGGCGGTTCACGCCGGCCTTACGCTGAAGCCTGAGCAGGAGAAGCTGTGGCCACCGGTGGAGAAGGCGATTCGTGATTTCGCCAAGCTGCGGATCGACCGCGCCAACGCCAAGAAGGAGAGCAAGAACGAGGCCAAGAAAGGTGACGCGCAGAAGAAGCAGGAGCCTGTCGATCAGGTGGCTCGCCTGCGCTCGCGCGCCGATCGCATGGCTGAGACCGCGGCGGCTTTGAAGACGATCGCCGATGCCGCCGACCCGCTTTACAAGACCCTCGACGACGGCCAGAAGCGGCGCCTGATGGTTCTCACCCGCATGGCCCACGGGTTCGGCGGGATGGGGTGGCACCATCATCGCTTTGACCGCGGCGGCGATCGGTTCGGTCACAACGACCATGACCGGGGCGGCTCCGGCGGCGGCCATGACGAGCAGAAGCCCGGGCAGCTCTGA
- a CDS encoding MaoC family dehydratase encodes MCVQSDRGRGKTGMAGLYFEQFSVGQTFVHEIRRTVTDMDNILFSSLTCNPAAVHIDHEYAKSTEFGKPLMNSIFTLGLIIGLSVQDTTLGTTVGNLGMEETRFPRPVFAGDTLRAESKVVAVRASKSRPTQGIVTFEHRGFNQRDEEVVFCRRNALMMRRPA; translated from the coding sequence GTGTGCGTTCAATCCGATCGGGGGAGAGGAAAAACCGGGATGGCGGGTCTGTATTTCGAGCAGTTTTCTGTCGGGCAAACCTTCGTTCATGAAATCCGGCGAACCGTCACCGACATGGACAACATTCTGTTCTCGTCGCTGACCTGCAATCCGGCCGCTGTGCACATCGATCACGAATATGCCAAATCGACTGAATTCGGCAAACCGTTGATGAATTCGATTTTTACGCTGGGCCTCATCATAGGACTTTCGGTGCAGGACACGACGCTCGGGACCACGGTCGGAAACCTCGGCATGGAGGAAACCAGATTTCCGCGTCCGGTTTTCGCCGGCGATACCTTGCGCGCGGAATCGAAAGTGGTCGCCGTTCGCGCCAGCAAGTCGCGTCCGACGCAGGGTATCGTCACGTTTGAGCATCGCGGATTCAACCAGCGTGATGAGGAGGTGGTGTTCTGCCGCCGCAACGCGCTGATGATGCGGAGGCCGGCATGA
- a CDS encoding polyphosphate kinase 2 family protein has protein sequence MSKKNHLVAVDPKIFVEPFRVDGTKTFHLTSYKTAERGGIDKDRGQQIIKVNRDRLSDLQEKLYAQDRWSLLLIFQGMDAAGKDSAIESVFDGVNPQGCDVHSFKQPSTEELDHDFMWRAARRLPERGRIGIFNRSYYEEVLVVRVHPEILAKQKIPPKLVTKTIWRERFEDISAFEKYLARNGTVVLKFFLNVSKGEQRQRFLDRLEEPAKNWKFSMGDVAERKFWDRYQAAYQDMIHHTASIHAPWHVVPADHKWFARVVIGSTIVSALEQLDLQFPKVDKSELGEFNKVREALESEGKGVVRPRKLAVKKTATRNSGSVSASSPPRRAAGPARTT, from the coding sequence ATGAGCAAGAAAAATCATCTGGTTGCCGTCGATCCCAAGATATTTGTCGAGCCGTTTCGTGTCGACGGCACGAAGACGTTCCATCTCACCTCGTACAAGACTGCGGAACGCGGCGGCATCGATAAGGACCGGGGACAGCAGATCATCAAGGTCAACCGCGACCGCCTTAGCGATTTGCAGGAAAAACTCTATGCGCAGGATCGATGGTCGCTGCTCTTGATCTTCCAGGGCATGGACGCCGCAGGCAAGGACAGCGCCATCGAGAGCGTGTTCGATGGTGTCAATCCGCAGGGCTGCGACGTGCATTCCTTCAAGCAGCCCTCGACGGAGGAACTCGATCACGACTTCATGTGGCGCGCGGCGCGACGGCTTCCCGAACGCGGACGCATAGGCATCTTCAACCGGTCCTACTATGAGGAAGTGCTGGTGGTGCGCGTGCACCCGGAAATTCTGGCGAAACAGAAGATTCCGCCGAAGCTGGTAACGAAGACCATCTGGCGCGAACGCTTCGAGGATATTTCGGCGTTTGAGAAATATCTCGCGCGCAACGGCACGGTGGTGCTGAAATTCTTCCTCAACGTCTCGAAGGGGGAACAGCGCCAGCGCTTTCTCGACCGCCTGGAGGAGCCGGCGAAGAACTGGAAGTTCTCGATGGGCGACGTCGCCGAGCGCAAGTTCTGGGACAGGTATCAGGCGGCGTATCAGGACATGATTCACCATACCGCCTCGATCCATGCGCCGTGGCATGTGGTGCCGGCCGACCACAAGTGGTTCGCGCGCGTCGTGATCGGATCGACCATCGTCAGTGCGCTGGAGCAACTCGACCTGCAGTTTCCCAAGGTCGACAAGAGCGAACTGGGCGAGTTCAACAAGGTCCGGGAGGCGCTGGAGAGCGAAGGCAAGGGTGTGGTGAGGCCAAGGAAGCTCGCGGTGAAGAAGACCGCGACAAGGAACTCCGGATCCGTTTCGGCATCCTCACCGCCGCGGCGAGCGGCAGGGCCGGCGCGAACGACATGA
- a CDS encoding 2-isopropylmalate synthase, translating into MTSANKSDKDRVVIFDTTLRDGEQCPGATMTFEEKLEVAEMLDDMGIDIIEAGFPIASVGDFEAVAEIAKNAKNAVIAGLARAIPGDIARAGEAVRHARRGRIHTFVSTSPIHLAHQMRKSEAEVLEIITATVTQARNLVEDVEWSAMDATRTPIDYLCKCVETAIAAGATTVNLPDTVGYAVPDEYRRMFRTIRERVPNADKAIFSVHCHDDLGLAVANSLAGVEGGARQVESTINGIGERAGNAALEEVVMAIKTRGDVMPYWCNVESTMLTRASKLVSAATSFPVQYNKAIVGRNAFAHESGIHQDGMLKNAQTYEIMTPESVGVKQTSLVMGKHSGRHAFQHKLEELGYKLAENQLQDAFVRFKALADRKKDIYDEDIVALVDEEMAASHDRIKLTSLTVIAGTHGPQRATMKLTVDGQTRIEEAEGNGPVDAVFNCIKRLVPHEAKLDLYQVHAVTHGTDAQAEVSVRLSQDGRAMTSKAADPDTLVASAKAYLGALNKIVMKHQRDVPSAAAAS; encoded by the coding sequence ATGACCTCCGCGAACAAGTCCGACAAGGACCGCGTTGTTATTTTCGACACCACCCTGCGCGACGGCGAGCAATGCCCCGGCGCCACCATGACTTTCGAGGAGAAGCTCGAGGTCGCCGAGATGCTCGACGACATGGGCATCGATATCATCGAAGCCGGTTTCCCGATCGCGTCGGTCGGCGATTTCGAGGCGGTTGCGGAGATCGCAAAGAACGCCAAAAACGCGGTGATCGCGGGTCTGGCCCGCGCCATTCCCGGCGACATCGCCCGTGCCGGCGAAGCGGTGCGCCACGCACGGCGGGGCCGCATCCACACCTTCGTCTCCACTTCGCCGATCCATCTGGCGCATCAGATGCGCAAGAGCGAGGCCGAGGTTCTGGAGATCATCACCGCGACGGTGACGCAGGCCCGCAACCTGGTCGAGGATGTCGAATGGTCGGCGATGGATGCGACCCGTACCCCGATCGACTATCTGTGCAAATGCGTGGAGACCGCGATTGCGGCCGGCGCCACCACCGTCAACCTGCCGGACACCGTCGGCTATGCGGTGCCGGACGAGTACCGGCGGATGTTCAGGACCATCCGCGAGCGGGTGCCGAACGCCGACAAGGCAATCTTCTCGGTGCACTGTCATGACGATCTGGGTCTCGCCGTCGCCAACTCGCTGGCCGGCGTCGAGGGCGGCGCGCGCCAGGTGGAATCCACCATCAACGGCATCGGCGAGCGGGCGGGCAACGCGGCGCTGGAAGAAGTCGTGATGGCGATCAAGACCCGCGGCGACGTCATGCCGTACTGGTGCAACGTCGAGAGCACGATGCTGACCCGCGCCTCCAAGCTGGTGTCGGCGGCGACCTCGTTCCCGGTCCAGTACAACAAGGCGATCGTCGGCCGGAACGCGTTCGCGCACGAGAGCGGCATTCATCAGGACGGTATGCTGAAGAACGCGCAGACCTACGAGATCATGACGCCCGAGAGCGTCGGCGTGAAGCAGACCTCGCTGGTGATGGGCAAGCATTCCGGCCGCCATGCCTTCCAGCACAAGCTCGAGGAACTGGGCTACAAGCTGGCCGAGAACCAGTTGCAGGATGCGTTCGTGCGTTTCAAGGCACTGGCCGACCGCAAGAAGGACATCTACGACGAGGACATCGTTGCGCTGGTCGACGAGGAAATGGCCGCGTCGCACGATCGCATCAAGCTGACCTCGCTGACCGTGATCGCGGGAACTCATGGTCCGCAGCGCGCGACCATGAAGCTCACGGTCGATGGCCAAACCAGGATCGAGGAAGCCGAGGGCAACGGTCCGGTGGACGCGGTGTTCAACTGCATCAAGAGGCTGGTGCCGCACGAGGCCAAGCTCGATCTCTATCAGGTTCATGCGGTGACCCACGGCACCGACGCGCAGGCGGAAGTGTCGGTGCGTCTCAGCCAGGACGGCCGCGCGATGACATCGAAGGCCGCTGATCCGGACACGCTGGTGGCGTCCGCCAAGGCCTATCTCGGTGCGCTCAACAAGATCGTCATGAAGCATCAGCGCGACGTGCCTTCGGCCGCCGCCGCGAGCTGA
- a CDS encoding HpcH/HpaI aldolase/citrate lyase family protein — protein sequence MKLRSLLFVPADSDRKFARADTCGADALILDLEDSVAPGRKAFAREAVKNLLGAATRNWRFLVRINPLGTGLTLEDLVAVVRPGLDGILIPKVNGIQDVELISHYVDVLEVAVGIPAGHVKLLVLATETPAAMFGFAGYVTPSSSPSSRLVAMTWGAEDLSAALGALTNKEPNGDWTFPYQVARAQCVFAANAAGVLALETLYGDYKDQAGLAESCRIARRDGFVGRLAIHPDQVAIINACFTPSDADLAHARRVVAAFASQPDVGTVGIDGKMYDRPHLVAAKRALASVGETIDE from the coding sequence ATGAAGTTGCGTTCGCTTCTGTTCGTCCCGGCCGACAGCGATCGCAAGTTCGCCAGGGCCGACACCTGCGGCGCCGACGCGCTGATCCTCGATCTGGAAGATTCGGTCGCGCCCGGCCGCAAGGCGTTTGCGCGTGAAGCGGTGAAGAACCTGCTCGGCGCGGCGACGCGCAACTGGCGGTTTCTGGTGCGGATCAATCCGCTCGGAACGGGGCTGACGCTGGAGGATCTCGTCGCCGTCGTTCGTCCGGGGCTGGACGGCATCCTGATTCCGAAGGTCAACGGCATTCAGGACGTCGAGCTGATTTCGCACTATGTCGATGTCCTGGAGGTTGCCGTCGGCATTCCCGCCGGGCATGTGAAGCTGCTGGTGTTGGCCACCGAGACGCCGGCCGCGATGTTCGGCTTTGCCGGCTATGTCACGCCGAGTTCAAGTCCAAGCTCAAGGCTGGTGGCCATGACATGGGGCGCGGAAGACCTTAGCGCCGCGCTCGGCGCGCTCACCAATAAAGAACCGAACGGCGATTGGACGTTCCCTTATCAGGTCGCGCGTGCCCAATGTGTTTTCGCTGCCAACGCGGCGGGCGTTCTCGCGCTCGAAACCCTGTACGGCGATTACAAGGATCAGGCCGGCCTCGCAGAGAGTTGCCGGATTGCGCGCCGAGACGGGTTCGTCGGGCGTCTCGCGATACATCCGGATCAGGTTGCTATTATCAACGCCTGCTTCACCCCGTCCGACGCCGATCTGGCTCACGCCCGTCGCGTCGTTGCGGCCTTCGCCAGCCAACCCGACGTCGGCACGGTGGGCATCGACGGCAAGATGTATGATAGGCCGCACCTGGTCGCGGCGAAGCGAGCGTTGGCCTCGGTTGGCGAGACCATCGACGAATGA
- a CDS encoding ATP-binding cassette domain-containing protein — MSETSPLIAFSHVAKNFNGGRVRAVDDVSLDIAAGEFLAVVGGSGSGKTTLLRLANRLTDPDTGTITVAGEDIAGVDPIGLRRRIGYVFQSGGLFPHMSIAGNIGITPRLLGTPKSEIAARVDELLDLVQLDRAQHHDRFPHELSGGQRQRVGVARALAAKPHIVLMDEPFGALDPMTRDALGNDYRALHASLGLTTVMITHDMTEALLLADRVAVMREGRLLAWGTPAELSRSDDPYVGDLLGTPRRQAERLRAVLSQSSTL; from the coding sequence ATGAGCGAAACCTCGCCGCTGATTGCGTTTTCGCATGTCGCCAAAAATTTCAACGGCGGTCGCGTCAGGGCCGTGGACGATGTCTCGCTCGATATCGCCGCGGGCGAATTTCTCGCCGTCGTCGGCGGCTCCGGCTCCGGCAAGACGACGCTGCTGCGGCTCGCCAACCGGCTGACCGATCCCGACACCGGCACCATCACCGTTGCGGGAGAGGACATCGCCGGCGTCGATCCGATCGGGCTGCGCCGCCGCATCGGCTATGTGTTCCAGAGCGGCGGCCTGTTTCCGCACATGAGCATCGCCGGCAACATCGGCATCACGCCGCGCCTGCTCGGGACGCCAAAATCCGAAATCGCCGCACGAGTCGACGAACTGCTCGATCTGGTGCAACTCGACCGCGCGCAGCACCACGACCGCTTTCCGCACGAATTGTCCGGCGGCCAGCGCCAGCGCGTCGGCGTGGCGCGAGCGCTCGCCGCCAAGCCGCACATCGTCCTGATGGACGAGCCGTTCGGCGCGCTCGATCCGATGACGCGCGACGCGCTCGGCAACGACTATCGCGCGCTGCACGCCAGCCTCGGCCTCACCACCGTGATGATTACCCACGACATGACGGAGGCGCTGCTGCTTGCAGATCGCGTTGCCGTCATGCGCGAAGGCCGCCTGCTGGCGTGGGGTACGCCGGCGGAATTGTCCCGTAGCGACGATCCTTATGTCGGCGATCTGCTGGGCACGCCGCGCCGCCAGGCCGAACGACTTCGAGCGGTGCTATCGCAGAGCAGCACGTTATGA